In one Silene latifolia isolate original U9 population chromosome 10, ASM4854445v1, whole genome shotgun sequence genomic region, the following are encoded:
- the LOC141607220 gene encoding uncharacterized protein LOC141607220: MDDCRLMDIGFIGELYTRWNRRSEPDDIFECLDRGIAAPEWVGLFPTIVVQHLGREKSYHIALKLSRQYKSSLKNRLFRFEDMWTTWEKCEGVVKEAWDTGCVNGNELEVVANIGTCAGALMKWSKKEFGDIIRHMGEFRKRLCFPDSCL, encoded by the coding sequence ATGGATGATTGTCGCCTTATGGATATTGGCTTTATTGGTGAACTATATACGCGGTGGAATAGGCGGAGTGAGCCTGATGATATTTTTGAGTGTCTTGACCGAGGCATTGCCGCTCCGGAGTGGGTGGGGTTGTTTCCGACTATTGTGGTGCAGCATCTTGGGAGGGAAAAATCTTATCACATAGCGCTGAAGTTGTCAAGGCAGTACAAGAGCTCATTGAAGAATCGACTATTTAGATTTGAGGATATGTGGACTACATGGGAGAAATGTGAAGGGGTTGTAAAGGAAGCTTGGGATACGGGGTGTGTGAATGGTAACGAATTGGAAGTGGTGGCTAATATAGGGACGTGTGCGGGGGCGCTAATGAAGTGGAGTAAAAAAGAATTCGGAGATATTATTCGACATATGGGTGAGTTTAGGAAGAGGTTGTGCTTCCCGGACTCGTGTctgtaa